Proteins co-encoded in one bacterium genomic window:
- a CDS encoding DUF5320 domain-containing protein → MPRGDGTGPRGMGPMTGRAAGFCAGFNVPGFANAGRGLGFGRGRGAWGRGGGYGWRNRFYATGQPGWMRFTGPDMPMQAPSPEMEKQALKNQADALQAELTAVQERLANLE, encoded by the coding sequence ATGCCTAGAGGAGATGGAACCGGTCCCCGAGGAATGGGACCTATGACCGGCCGTGCCGCAGGCTTTTGCGCCGGCTTTAATGTGCCGGGATTTGCCAACGCAGGACGCGGTCTTGGATTTGGACGCGGACGCGGTGCTTGGGGTCGCGGCGGCGGCTACGGCTGGCGCAACCGGTTTTATGCCACTGGCCAGCCTGGCTGGATGCGATTCACCGGGCCTGATATGCCCATGCAAGCGCCGAGTCCAGAGATGGAGAAACAGGCGCTCAAAAATCAGGCCGACGCTCTGCAGGCGGAATTGACCGCAGTGCAGGAACGGTTGGCCAAT